In Paraburkholderia terrae, the following proteins share a genomic window:
- a CDS encoding alpha/beta fold hydrolase yields the protein MATVTAPPLQDGERQDFADRATGGVSGLNPFVGLRLCDILATAQQIGAQAMRHPALVLEQEAVLTRDLVSIISGSAAPSPPQGDKRFADATWRDNSLYRSTLQSYLAVRNALTGFVDRSALDEKSKERAQFVLSLVTDAMAPTNTLLGNPAAIKKIVDSGGTSLVTGLRNILTDTLTNRGMPAQVDKAAFEVGKNLATSPGAVVFRNEVLELIQYASATPNVYARPQLIVPPQINKFYIFDLSKGKSLVDYLVKHEFQVFVVSWRNPTLAQRNWDMDTYVAALLEAIAAIRDITGSADVNLHGACSGGMTISALLGHLESRGENVVHAATLMVAVLDSMADSQMGLFVTPEVVAAAKQNSTARGVLAGEEMGRVFAWMRPNDLVWNYWVNNYLLGNAPPAFDILYWNNDATRLPARFHGQLLDIFSQNLFSRPRALTILGTPIDLSEVKCEKYIVAGVTDHITPWKGVYNTARAFGGKTRFVLSSSGHIQSLINPPGNPKAKFYLNAELPASADEWLATAKPEADTWWSDWRHWLGERSGERRPAPETPGNERHPPVADAPGTYVAEM from the coding sequence ATGGCAACAGTCACAGCGCCCCCATTGCAAGACGGCGAGCGCCAGGATTTCGCCGATCGTGCGACGGGCGGCGTGTCCGGCCTTAACCCGTTCGTCGGACTGCGTCTCTGCGATATTCTCGCCACGGCCCAGCAGATCGGCGCGCAAGCGATGCGGCATCCGGCGCTAGTGCTTGAGCAGGAAGCGGTGTTGACGCGCGACCTGGTATCGATAATCAGTGGCAGTGCCGCACCTTCGCCGCCTCAGGGCGACAAACGCTTCGCTGATGCCACCTGGCGCGACAATTCACTGTACCGCAGCACACTGCAGAGCTACCTTGCCGTCCGTAACGCGCTGACGGGCTTTGTCGATCGTTCGGCGCTCGACGAAAAGAGCAAGGAGCGCGCACAGTTCGTGCTGTCGCTCGTCACGGACGCAATGGCGCCGACGAACACCCTGCTCGGCAATCCGGCCGCAATCAAGAAGATCGTCGATTCGGGAGGCACAAGCCTGGTTACCGGCCTGAGAAATATCCTGACGGATACGCTCACCAACCGCGGCATGCCTGCTCAGGTCGACAAGGCCGCGTTTGAAGTCGGCAAGAACCTGGCCACCTCACCTGGCGCGGTGGTGTTTCGCAACGAGGTGCTCGAACTCATTCAGTACGCATCGGCGACCCCGAACGTCTATGCGCGTCCGCAGCTGATTGTGCCGCCGCAGATCAACAAGTTCTACATTTTCGATCTGTCCAAGGGCAAAAGCCTTGTCGACTATCTGGTGAAGCACGAATTCCAGGTGTTCGTCGTGAGCTGGCGCAACCCCACGTTGGCGCAGCGCAACTGGGACATGGACACCTATGTCGCCGCGCTGCTCGAGGCCATCGCAGCAATACGCGACATCACTGGCAGCGCGGACGTGAACCTGCATGGCGCCTGCTCCGGCGGGATGACGATTTCTGCGTTGCTTGGTCACCTGGAAAGCCGTGGCGAAAACGTGGTCCATGCCGCGACGCTGATGGTGGCCGTGCTCGACAGTATGGCCGACTCTCAAATGGGTCTCTTTGTCACACCCGAAGTTGTCGCGGCGGCCAAACAGAACAGCACGGCGAGAGGCGTGCTGGCGGGCGAGGAAATGGGGCGTGTGTTCGCATGGATGAGACCCAATGATCTCGTATGGAACTACTGGGTCAACAACTACCTGTTGGGCAATGCCCCGCCGGCCTTCGACATTCTTTACTGGAACAACGACGCCACCCGATTGCCGGCCCGGTTCCACGGTCAGTTGCTCGACATTTTCTCGCAAAACCTGTTCAGCAGGCCGCGTGCGCTCACCATCCTGGGTACGCCCATTGACCTCTCGGAGGTGAAGTGCGAAAAGTACATCGTGGCCGGCGTCACCGATCACATCACGCCATGGAAGGGCGTGTATAACACGGCGCGCGCGTTCGGCGGCAAGACGCGTTTCGTGCTGAGCTCAAGCGGCCACATCCAGAGCCTGATCAATCCTCCGGGCAATCCGAAGGCGAAGTTCTACCTCAATGCTGAATTGCCTGCGAGTGCCGACGAATGGCTCGCTACAGCCAAACCGGAAGCAGACACATGGTGGAGCGACTGGCGACATTGGCTCGGCGAGCGTTCCGGCGAACGCCGGCCTGCGCCAGAAACGCCAGGCAACGAACGGCATCCGCCGGTTGCCGACGCACCCGGCACCTACGTCGCTGAAATGTGA
- a CDS encoding MaoC family dehydratase — protein sequence MSIVGYSVATLDEFVGQELGVSDWVTVGQARIDAFAKCTGDKQWIHVDVERAARESPFGGTIAHGYLTLSLLASLAMEVGLIPADASAGLNYGLDKVRFIMPVRAGARVRSRIVLIDVERKGGGRVIVKTSNELQIEGEDKPALIAETLALLVA from the coding sequence ATGAGCATCGTGGGATATAGCGTAGCCACGCTTGACGAGTTCGTTGGCCAGGAGTTGGGCGTGTCGGATTGGGTCACCGTCGGTCAGGCGCGCATCGACGCCTTCGCGAAATGCACGGGCGACAAACAATGGATTCACGTAGACGTGGAGCGTGCGGCACGCGAGAGCCCGTTCGGCGGCACCATTGCCCACGGTTATCTGACGCTTTCGTTGCTTGCCTCTCTGGCCATGGAAGTCGGTCTCATTCCCGCGGACGCGTCAGCGGGTTTGAACTACGGGCTGGACAAGGTGCGCTTCATCATGCCGGTGAGAGCGGGCGCCCGGGTGCGAAGCCGGATTGTGTTGATCGATGTCGAGAGGAAGGGCGGGGGCCGCGTCATCGTGAAGACTTCAAACGAGTTGCAGATCGAGGGTGAGGACAAGCCAGCACTGATCGCAGAGACACTGGCGTTGCTGGTGGCATGA
- a CDS encoding 2,4'-dihydroxyacetophenone dioxygenase family protein: MNARTLAQPTTSTGAPLPLPALPQDKLLTVNIEQIPLIRDVFPGIHIKPLRLDLERGEWVFMAIVEPGRSLPIHYHTGTAQVWTIQGCWMYREYPDQPQTAGSYLYEPGGSVHTFYTPEDNTEDTITIAWIEGAQVSFNEDGTFHSLNDAVSIRYAIEALAAARDIGPVPYIRGNGADVAGA; encoded by the coding sequence ATGAACGCAAGAACTCTCGCGCAGCCCACCACGTCCACCGGCGCCCCGCTGCCGCTGCCCGCCCTGCCCCAGGACAAGCTCCTGACCGTCAACATCGAGCAGATCCCGCTGATCAGGGATGTCTTTCCGGGCATCCACATCAAGCCGCTGCGCCTGGACCTGGAGCGCGGCGAGTGGGTCTTCATGGCCATCGTGGAACCCGGTCGCTCCCTGCCGATTCACTACCACACCGGTACGGCGCAGGTGTGGACGATCCAGGGCTGCTGGATGTATCGCGAGTACCCCGACCAGCCGCAGACGGCGGGCTCCTACCTGTACGAGCCCGGCGGCTCGGTGCACACCTTCTACACCCCCGAGGACAACACCGAGGACACCATCACCATCGCCTGGATCGAAGGCGCGCAAGTCAGCTTCAACGAGGACGGCACGTTCCACTCGCTCAATGACGCGGTCTCGATCCGGTACGCGATCGAGGCCCTCGCGGCGGCGCGCGACATCGGACCGGTGCCCTACATCCGCGGCAATGGCGCCGACGTGGCCGGTGCCTGA
- a CDS encoding cupin domain-containing protein, translated as MRTIPTVIRAADLAAYSPANHTGTSNVRVIGPETVGATALEVLVGTIVKSHGARPHAHPHLEQCAYMIEGTGESGAEGRVEAMEPGTWAYVPAGVFHSFRVTSDQPGRVLVVYTPPYGENPAHTITEPDDAAAAAPAHGKVRVLAAGDAASGTVPLIDRETAGARWVDIAALRMPAGSASDCTTEADAEQVLYVEDGRIDARVDGQDFGLAPGDFLFLPRGAATSLRCLPEQPASGFLIKGRLPSTALHPLTTGDNT; from the coding sequence ATGAGGACCATCCCCACCGTGATCCGGGCGGCAGACCTAGCCGCCTACTCGCCGGCCAACCACACCGGCACCTCCAACGTGCGCGTGATCGGCCCCGAGACTGTCGGCGCGACGGCGCTTGAAGTGCTGGTCGGCACGATCGTGAAATCGCACGGCGCGCGGCCGCACGCGCATCCCCACCTGGAGCAATGCGCCTACATGATCGAGGGAACCGGCGAGTCGGGGGCGGAGGGCCGCGTGGAAGCGATGGAGCCCGGGACCTGGGCCTACGTGCCGGCGGGCGTGTTCCATTCGTTTCGCGTGACCAGCGATCAGCCCGGGCGTGTGCTGGTCGTCTATACGCCGCCATATGGCGAGAACCCGGCGCACACGATCACGGAACCCGACGACGCTGCCGCCGCCGCGCCCGCTCACGGCAAGGTGCGCGTGCTTGCCGCCGGCGACGCGGCCAGCGGCACGGTGCCCCTCATCGATCGCGAGACCGCTGGCGCGCGCTGGGTCGACATTGCGGCGCTGCGCATGCCTGCCGGCAGCGCATCGGACTGCACCACGGAGGCTGACGCCGAGCAGGTTCTCTACGTTGAAGACGGACGGATCGACGCACGTGTCGACGGGCAGGACTTCGGTCTCGCCCCGGGCGACTTCCTGTTTCTTCCGCGCGGGGCCGCCACCTCCCTGCGCTGTTTGCCGGAGCAGCCTGCGTCCGGCTTCCTTATCAAAGGGCGGCTTCCATCCACTGCTTTACATCCACTAACAACAGGAGACAACACATGA
- a CDS encoding YbhB/YbcL family Raf kinase inhibitor-like protein, translated as MSNFTLTSPEFKDQNPLQLVHEFDGYDGTGQNRSPTLQWQGAPEGTKSFALTLYDPDAPTGSGFWHWILFDIDSSITQLAAGLGSADGTDLGASGTQAANDYGAIGYGGPCPPKGLPLHRYIFTVHALGMPKLGLPANATNAVVRFFIYQNTLATATLTGLYQR; from the coding sequence ATGAGCAACTTCACATTAACATCGCCTGAATTCAAGGATCAGAATCCGTTGCAACTGGTGCATGAGTTCGATGGCTACGACGGCACCGGCCAGAACCGTTCGCCCACGCTGCAATGGCAGGGCGCGCCAGAAGGCACCAAGAGTTTCGCGCTGACGCTGTACGACCCGGACGCGCCCACCGGCAGCGGCTTCTGGCACTGGATCCTGTTCGACATCGATTCGTCCATCACCCAGCTCGCCGCAGGCCTGGGCTCCGCCGACGGCACTGACCTGGGCGCCAGCGGCACTCAGGCCGCCAACGACTATGGCGCCATCGGCTACGGCGGTCCCTGCCCGCCCAAGGGCTTGCCCTTGCACCGCTACATCTTCACCGTGCACGCGCTGGGCATGCCCAAGCTTGGGTTGCCGGCCAACGCCACCAACGCTGTGGTGCGCTTCTTCATTTACCAGAACACGCTCGCCACGGCTACCCTGACCGGCCTCTACCAACGCTAA
- a CDS encoding SDR family NAD(P)-dependent oxidoreductase: MKRFEGKVVIVVGAAGKDNMGQCIARRFAGDGASVVVAGRHAEPLAQLASEIGGASRLCDFTRKEDIDALVAFARERYGRVDVGINATGWGLLRPFEDTSEEELQAIMDLQFRAPFQFMQALVKAMRKNSTPGGSIIMISSATATIMLENHAAYMGTKAGTDHVVRCVANEFGQSGIRANSISPGITRTPMSGDALNIPEILQAFEACYPLGRIGTVDDVAEAALWLASDACFMTGQDLQVSGGLTLRRNPTITEMGAAYARATAHLSA; the protein is encoded by the coding sequence ATGAAGAGGTTTGAGGGTAAGGTCGTGATCGTGGTCGGCGCCGCAGGCAAAGACAACATGGGGCAGTGCATTGCCCGACGCTTCGCCGGCGACGGCGCCAGCGTGGTTGTGGCTGGACGACACGCGGAGCCGTTGGCTCAATTGGCCAGCGAAATCGGAGGCGCCAGCCGGCTTTGCGATTTCACGCGCAAGGAAGATATCGATGCGCTCGTCGCCTTCGCGCGCGAGCGCTACGGCCGCGTCGATGTCGGCATCAACGCCACGGGCTGGGGACTTCTGCGCCCGTTCGAAGACACGAGTGAGGAAGAGCTGCAGGCGATCATGGATCTCCAGTTCAGGGCGCCGTTTCAGTTCATGCAGGCGCTCGTGAAAGCCATGAGGAAAAATTCGACGCCGGGGGGCTCGATCATCATGATCTCATCGGCGACCGCGACGATCATGCTTGAGAACCATGCCGCCTATATGGGGACCAAGGCTGGCACCGACCACGTCGTGCGCTGTGTGGCCAACGAGTTCGGCCAATCCGGAATTCGCGCCAATTCGATCTCTCCTGGCATCACCCGCACGCCGATGTCGGGTGACGCCCTGAACATCCCCGAAATATTGCAGGCCTTCGAGGCCTGCTATCCGCTCGGCCGCATTGGCACTGTGGACGACGTTGCCGAAGCGGCCCTGTGGTTGGCAAGCGACGCGTGCTTCATGACGGGACAGGACCTGCAGGTCAGTGGCGGCCTGACGCTACGCCGGAATCCGACAATTACGGAAATGGGCGCTGCCTATGCCCGGGCCACGGCGCACCTGTCCGCATGA